The Orcinus orca chromosome 20, mOrcOrc1.1, whole genome shotgun sequence region CACTCAAGATTGGAAGCTGTCCCTTCTAAAAGAGCACTTTGCCCAGGATGATATGCAGCATGTTCTTCAGCCCAACTATTAAAGTACCCTTTGGCCACCTTATCTTTCCATGAAAGGGTTTCCAGCATTTTCCTTTCATTGtaggttttaaaatatctgttcctCTGCCCAAACCATTTTGTATTTGTACTACAACCAATATTAGATTTTTTCACTAGCCAATTATTTCTGGAAAGAGGCTTCAATTGAAACTTTTGCATGAAATACTGAACAGCATAGTCCCTTAAACTATTCAGCTTTGCTTGTTCCCCTTCTCCCATGCACTCAAACAGACGAATGTTCTCGGAAATAGTCTCTAGCTGGTATTTATGAAAGAACACACAACATTCTTCATGTCTTTTAAGAAAAGATTCGGGAATCATGTGATGGGGAAAGAGAGCTTTCCTGGTCATTTCAGGCCCAAAATTCAGCACCATCTTAGATAAAAGAGGATAGATTGCCTCTCTTCCCTTATAGTAGAGACATACCACATAGACTTCTGAGTTTCCTGCCTTGCTGGTAGCAGGTTTGAAAACATGGACTTTGTCAAAAGAACAGTTTAGCAGGTACATCAGGTTTATGGAACAATGTTCAAACAAAGTAAACATCTTCAGAACAAAAGAGCCACCACTTCCAAGAGTCATCAGAGCAGTGACAGCTTCACAGTAATGCAAAGAAGAGACTAAAGCTTCTTGTTCACCTGGGTTTCCTTGGCAATCAAAACTTCCATCTGCAGTGATCAAGTGAATGGTATCCATGCTGCTTATGAAATTCTGAAGTCCAGTCAGATATTTCAAGGTCATGATATCGCCGGTGTTATCTGGACCAAAGTACCAGCAACGTAAGGTATTTGCAATAAGTCGGTCATCCATAATCATCATAagattgtcatttgcttcatggTATGGATTCAAAGTATTAGCCACCCAACTCCAATCACAGGGGAATCGATGGGATTTTAAGTAGTGATTGAGACTAGCTATAAAAGCTCCAGGAGCTTCACAAAGGTGTAGAGAATTCAGTTTTCCCTTCTGAAAAGCTTCCTGTGGAATAAGTGGAAAGCTACACAAAATTTCATGAAACTTACACCATGCTTGAGTACAAAGTTCAGCGTTCACAGATTTTCTCACATGAGAAAttattttcccagctttattaGTGAAAGCCGTGTGCTCATGCCACTCATCCAATTTCTTATCACTCAGTAGGTTTTTCACTTCATTTAGGGAGCTCTTCAAATCAAGAAACACATTGAATTCCGTGTGGTCACAGGTGAAAATCTCACTGGAATCTGGTAACTGCCACTCATCGTTAAGTGGCTTGCCATAAGAAAAGTTCTTGGCAAAGAGTTCAAAAATATCAGCAAGAACATCTGGGCTGAATGTctcaggacttgaacccagtgGTAGCTTTCTGCACTTActcattttcaaattaaattaaaatctagaaaaagaaaacacacaattaAATGAATCAAATTTATTAGTGAGTGAAAACTCATCCACAGCAAACTGGATCACAATCATGACAACCCACAAAAAATGGGAAGACTAATGTCAGCACAGTTCATTACATGATGAGGCAATCTGGAATGAAGAATAAAGGCTTTGCTATCCGAtagacctgggctcaaatcccagcacTGCCATTTACAGCTTAGTAAGAGGCTGTGGGCAAATAACTCTACATCTcagtttcttatttaaaaaattgaggtatcatttttttagatgagGATAAAACATGCTAGCATATAAAAAGCATATACCAAAAAATATTCATCAGTGACTGGCAGCTCTTATTACCAAAGTAACGCACCGAGCTCCTCTCCAAAGTTCTCCTCTACCCATCACTGAGACACTGCCCACAGGGCCCCAAACACTTACTTAGACTAAGATTCATCCCTGAACGTGACCTTTGATCAAACTCTAACAAGTGACTTTTAGCTTTTTTTAGCTCCCTCCAAATCTCACTTCCTTCCAGGAGAGGTTCCCGCACCTGAACCCAGCACTGGTCCTGTTACCAGACCTCTCTGACACCACCCACTTACTCACCTACAAAGATTGCCAAATATATCCTCTGTCCAGATCTCACTCTCTTGCTAAATCACACACTTTGGTGGTACCAAATCGCCTTTGCAGGCTACCAGCAAACACTCATCACCATATTGCTTGTCAACTGTGGTGTACCTGACAGGTTAGCCTCCTGATCAATGTTGAAACTGACCTATAGTTCACCCTGGCATGTCTCTAAACTAGATTCCTGCTTTATATGGCTGGTCAGACAGCTCCATGcttgtattataaaatattagttttttgCACAAAAACTTAATACACTTTGATAGAATAATTTTAAACTGAAGAAATATCCTTAACGAATATACAAATTACAAATAGTAACCCTACATTCTGTGTTCTAACACTGCCTAAGAAACCAAAAACATCTGTCCAATGGAAGGGGATGGGGTACAAGAGAAAGAAGCAAAGCTTAATGGCATAGTGTTGGAAAAGTTCTAAATTCCAGCAGATACAGCAATGAGTATTACACGGTACTTGCTGGCACAATGTTAATCAATAGGTGCTTCAGTTCATGACTACTGCATTTACTTAGCATGTTCAATACATTCTACACCAGCCTGAAGATTAAAATGGGAGATAAAGGTGAGCGGGcaatacaataaacaaaataacagcCAGAAGACTATTCTATTAGCATTTGTACTCTTCTCTTAACACACTTTTTCAtccttctacatttttttttttttttttttaagctgtacgtgggcctctcactgttgcctctcctgttgcagagcacaggctccggacgcgcaggcccaacggccatggctcacgggcccagccgctccacggcacgtgggatctccccggaccggggcccgaacccgtgtcccctgcatcggcaggcagactcccaaccactgcaccaccagggaagccctacattttatttaaattatttataagtatagcagaaactaacacaccattgtaaagcaattataccccaataaagatgttaaaaaaattatttataagtcTGTCTACTCTACTAGCTTGTAAACTTCTTAAAGTAACAAGTATCTTCTTAGCCATTTCTGTTTGCCACCATATATTTACACATTGCACAAAAATTGCGGATAATCACAGTTAcccattaatatatttttcttaccttagattttttttaactgttagaaGCTATATTAGACAAACTTCTGAAAGATGGCAAAAAGAAGGCATTCactaaaatcctaaataaaagtaaataagagtTTACTACAACAAGTTATTCTGTCCTAATTCACACTTTGCTAACTGGAAACTACAACTTTTAGATTTCAACTATATTCTATTTTGGAAAAAGTCTGATTTTAGTCATGAACTTCACATATTAATTAATGGTTGTAGGTAAGCTCTGAAATCTTACTTAAGCTAATAGGTAATTATTCTCACAGGAAAACAACTAAAGTGATTCAAACACTCCATTGTTCTTCCCAACTATACCTGTGGAACACAGaccaaaattatatatttatatataaattgtatattATATTGAATAATGTTCAGGTCAATAATCCACAAATTATCCAAACATTGTTTCCTACTATCAAATTCCCAGAATCCAACTGCTTCTCACCCACCTCCAGCTATCAGCCTTCTGATTGTAGACACTGTCAACTCTCTCCTGGATTACTCCCATAGCCTTCTCACTGGTCTCTTTGCTTCTACCCTTGCCTCCTACATTCTATTCTGAAACATACCCACCACAGTAACTTTGTAAGACCTAAATTAGATTGTATCCCTGCTCTGCTCAAAACTGGGCTGCAGTGGCTCCCCATCTCAAAGTAAGGGCCAAAGTCTTCACAGTAACTTACAAGGCCCTTGAAGATGTCTGTCCTCCACCCCCACTCCATCTCTAACCTCATTCTCTAATACTACCCCTCTTACTAATTGTGTTCCAGCCACACAGGCTCTCTTGCTGTTCAGGTAAGACCTCAGACACACTGCAAGGGGAAAGTCTGTCTATGCACGAGttagtccctctgcctggaatgctcttccctcagATATCTGCATAGTTACTTCCCCTACCTCCTTCAAGAATTTACTCAAGTGTcacttcctctgtgaagcctACCCTGACATCCTAATTTAAAATTGCATCTTGCATTACCAATGGTAAAGTAAAGGTAAGAAccttgctgtatttttttttcttttttccatggcACTCTTTTCCTTCTAAcacataatttacttatttatgtttaCTGTTAACTGTCTTCCCAAAACTACAACCTAAGCTCCACATGGCAggggtctttgttttctttactcaCTTATCATTCCAAGAAGTTAGaacagtaagcactcagtacacagtaagcactcaataagtatttatcgAATAATTGAAGGGATATCAGATTAGCACAAAAGGCACTCCTCCGACTAGGTTCTGAATGTCTTAACAATGCACTTCAACGTCACTCTAGCACCGCAATGCTTAACAACAAAAATGCTTGTGGTTTACAGGATATAAGGTAAAAGTTTCCAGTATGTGTTCCTCTGTCCCTCTCATTAAGCACTCCAAAGAGCTTTGTGGCACTGTAATTCTGCTACGAGGGTCAGTATTACCATTCTTGTTTTGCAGAGTCGAGTAGGGAGTCATGTAGACCCCCTGCTCAAAGCCACGAAGAGAATACCCGCAAAATTCGCCGGCCTAACACAAAACCCGCAATATCTCATATACAATTGTTACTCCTCCAACCAACACTTAAACGAAAGAGTTTTGGAAGTGTTTCCGccaactcctcctcctccttagCAACGGTGAAAATAATGCCTAGTGTGTGTCCAGCGCTTTACTTTGGGCGAGGAGCACCCAAGACCTAGTTTCCTCTGGTGGAAGTGAGTCCCAAGCTCCATTCGAACGGCCCGGTCCCTGACCCGGAGGAACTTCAGTTCCAGCCCCTGCCTAACCCACTGGAAAGTCGAAGGAGGACCCGGGCTCGGAACCAGGGCCTGGATTACCTTCGCTCACGCCCACCTCAGCCCCCAGACTCTACAGAGGCTGCGCTTCACTCCCTCTCCTCACTCGAGGAGGGCATTCTCCACTTCCGCTCGTGGGGATGATTTCCGGGAGCGTCGCTCCTTCAGGCCTTCTGTGTCCCCGACACAGTGAAGGGAGGTGGCGCGCCGGGAGGCCGGGAAGGAGGCAGGGACCTGCCCTCCTTACTCTAGTGCTGCAGGACACACGGAGCAGAAGCACTCCTCCAGGCTGCGCCGCCGCCGAAAGTTGGCAGACGGCGGCCCGAGAACTCTGACACACGCTCGCGCATGCGCCTCAAGGCCCGGCTGGCGTCACACGTCAACGTTACGCACGCCAGCGACTCTCGCAGCGCCGAGACCTCGGCTCTCTAGGTTTCGTTTCTCCTCAGGTGCAGAAGCTGGGAAACTCCAGCCTCCCGCCCCAAGGCTGCTATGGCAACTGCGCGCACAGAGGGAGCGTCCTTTGGCCCTGCCCCCTCGAGAGTGGATGCGTGGGATGGGGCGGGGCCAACCTGTCCGGGACACGCTGGCCCCGCccacctgggccctgggcagagGTTTTCTTTTGCCGTTGGGTAGAATTGAACTCCTAGTACTGCTTGACTTCAAACTGGTGCTCAGAATAACATGAGAAAAACCAAGCTAGGGAAACTACGAAATAACACTCTGTTATCataacacatatatttataaaccaATAAGAAAAGATAACCTCAGAAGAAAAATGGGAGATTTGAACAGGCCATCCAAAAACAGTAATATAGCCAATAAGGATATAGTACAAagctgtttaactttttaaaaaataattagaaatgttttcttttcactcaacttagcaaagattttaaaagatcgATAATAGCTActtttggtgagaatgtggagaaacaggTTTACATACTGTGAGGAAGAGTGAAAAATTGGTACTACCTTACAAAATGGCCTTGCACCTTAGCCCAGCTATTCCCACTCCCAGCAATTTATCTTTAGAAAACAAAGAACTGGCACTCACTTTGGACAAAATGTTTATTACAGCACCTTAATTACATCAATAACAAAACCTGGTTACTCTAAATGTCTGctataaggaaattaaattctttatggtacatccatataatgaaatactatgcagccattaatAGGCCATATATGCCAACAGTATTGTGTGAAAATAGAATATAGAACTGTGTGTAGAGTTTGATccatttatgtaatatatatatacacacatatatatgtatatatacacacatatatgtatgtgtatatatatgtcgatgtatatatgtgtgtgtgtgtgtatatatatgtatatatacattttttacaaGTCTTCCAGGACATGCATCAGTGGAGAagaaagtcttttcaaaaaaatggTGCTAGGACATTTGGATATCTATATGGAAAAAACTCTATTTGGACTCTTACCTCacataataaaaatagatttcattTGGATTGCCAATCTACATTTTAAGGATCAAACAATAACTCTTTTAGCAGAAAATATAAGAGGACATCTTCGTAACCTTTAAATAGGCAAAAAGTTTATAACAGGATGGAAAAAGCactaatcataaagaaaaaatatatataaattgaactacattaaaattaagaatgttgggcttccctggtggcgcagtgattgagagtccgcctgccgataggggacacacgggttcgtgccccggtccgggaggatcccttgtgccgcggagcggctgggcccgtgagccatggccgctgagcctgcgcgtccggagcctgtgctccgcaacgggagaggccgcaacagtgagaggcccgcgcaccgcaaaagaaaaaaaaaattaagaatgtttaTTCATCATAAGACAGCACTGAGAGTGAAGAGGCAACCTATAGAGTGAGAGAAGATATTTACCATACGAATAtgtgacaaaggacttgtatccagagtaTGTAACTCCTACAAATAAGTGAGAAAAGATGTCCCAgtggaaaaatgggcaaagaccagaaaaaaacttcaaaaagatGGTATCCAaaaggccaataaacatatgaaaagatgcttgacctCATGTTTTGGGGCAAAtgtaaacaaaacccaaaatgaaatacaattaCACATCTACTAGCTaaaatgaaacactgaaaatataGTTGTTGGAGAGTTTGAGGGGTGACCAATGGAAAGCTGTTTGTAAGAAAAAGATCTTCCAAGATCTTCCAAACTCACGGGTTGTTTGCCTTTTTCAATTTTTTCGAGGTATAATATATACAGTCAAATGTTCAGATCTTAAGTGTACTACTCAACCATTTTTGCCAAAGGCCTATTAAATATTCCAGAAATTTCCCTCGAGccccatcccaatctcccaccccCAAGAAGCAACCATTAATCTGCTTTCTAACACTATAGtttagttttgtctgttctagaatgtcatataaattctATCATTACAGTTTATAATTTTTAGTTTCCAGTCCCTTTCCattcactgtaatttttttttttatattgtaggggagaaaaagaatctcttctacccttctaggttcttggctgggGCTCTGTAACAAAAGATATACTTGACGAAAGAAAGgcatataaatttattaatgcTTTTTGTGACATGGAAGCCTTCACAAGGAAATGAAGATCTGAAGAAACTGTTTTTacactaggattttttttttttattattttttattttggctgcattgggtcttcgttgctgtgcttgggctttctctagttgcggtgagcggcggctactccccgttgcggtgcgcaggcttctcattgcagtggcttctcttgttgcagagcacgggctctaggcgtacaggcttcagtagttgtggcatgcaggctcagtagttgtgcctcgtgggctctagagtacaggctcagtagttgtcacacacgggctttgttgctccatggcatgtgggatcttcccggaccagggctcaaacccatgtcccctgccttggcaagcagattcttaaccactgcacaaccagggaagtcctatactaGGTTTTTATACTAGGACCTGAGTGTTTTTACATAGGTTTGATGAGAAGTGGAAAGTCATGGGAAAATGTGACAAATGAGTATGAGCTAAGAGGGGCAAACTGGGGGAAATTTAGCAAGGTACGTTCATTTAAATTCCTGTCGGAGTCCTCCCATCTTTGGAGATAAGGATGTTTCTTTCCTCCAGGCACAGGGAGGGCATCTCTCACACAAGGTTCTTATGACCTGCTTCAGAGCAAGGTCAGGGAGTCTTTCCTGCACCTACCATTTCTTAAATTCCtttagcttaaaatattcagtatgcCAAGACACCATATTTGGTGGTAGTGTGTTCTGAACCCTGAcaatattcatccatgttgtcttcCGTAtctgtagtttgttcctttttattgataaGTAGTATGCCATTATATGGATAGACCACAGTTTAATTATCTATTCTCCTACTGATGGACATCTGAGTTCTGTTTCCAGCTTGCGGCtattaggaataaacctgctgTAAGCATTCCAGTACAAGACATTTTGGTGAGCATATGTTTTCTttactcttgggtaaatacctagccGTCATATGGCTGTGTAATGAAgtagatcagggtttctcaaccttagcaTTATTGTC contains the following coding sequences:
- the CMTR2 gene encoding cap-specific mRNA (nucleoside-2'-O-)-methyltransferase 2 translates to MSKCRKLPLGSSPETFSPDVLADIFELFAKNFSYGKPLNDEWQLPDSSEIFTCDHTEFNVFLDLKSSLNEVKNLLSDKKLDEWHEHTAFTNKAGKIISHVRKSVNAELCTQAWCKFHEILCSFPLIPQEAFQKGKLNSLHLCEAPGAFIASLNHYLKSHRFPCDWSWVANTLNPYHEANDNLMMIMDDRLIANTLRCWYFGPDNTGDIMTLKYLTGLQNFISSMDTIHLITADGSFDCQGNPGEQEALVSSLHYCEAVTALMTLGSGGSFVLKMFTLFEHCSINLMYLLNCSFDKVHVFKPATSKAGNSEVYVVCLYYKGREAIYPLLSKMVLNFGPEMTRKALFPHHMIPESFLKRHEECCVFFHKYQLETISENIRLFECMGEGEQAKLNSLRDYAVQYFMQKFQLKPLSRNNWLVKKSNIGCSTNTKWFGQRNRYFKTYNERKMLETLSWKDKVAKGYFNSWAEEHAAYHPGQSALLEGTASNLECHLWQILQGKKLPRVNCSPFCDGEILKALNEAIEKSLGGALNLDSKFRPKQQYCCSCHIFSEELVFSEVFSLTKCLQDEQDVEPSNQVKCLLVGFPALQHVKIHIPLEVQLLESAELMTFSCSLLHDGDPAYQQLFLDCLLHSLQQLHTGDIMILPVLSCFTRFMAGLIFVLHSCFRFITFSCPTSSEPLKTCAVLLCVGYQDLPNPVFQYLQNVNELLSTLVNSDAPQQVLQFVPMEVLLKGTLLDFLWDLNATIAKRHLHLIIQGEREEIISSLQL